A single genomic interval of Phaeodactylum tricornutum CCAP 1055/1 chromosome 5, whole genome shotgun sequence harbors:
- a CDS encoding predicted protein, with protein sequence MTQYGFDNLQIKGRFLDAKINYGHSAVHGLMDSDSRSAIQYQLLLNQTSSDLSQEQRLPVISKLNEHAAPSESFLKLDYAEQLTIKMASDITSREAPSSKEDDLSAEISRKIVEEDVNGFDWPKDLQQVIARKAMVILMKSFGPEGVELWRKDFDNLSDESLVRLFKRWNPHFFTWFHQKLGMWVPVLGFREEHKRRETVRNALRNEKRDQNVVGA encoded by the coding sequence ATGACACAATACGGTTTCGACAACCTACAAATCAAAGGGCGATTCCTCGATGCCAAGATCAACTACGGACACTCAGCCGTGCATGGTTTGATGGATTCGGACTCCCGCTCTGCCATACAGTACCAGCTTTTGCTGAACCAAACTTCATCCGATCTTTCACAAGAGCAAAGACTGCCAGTGATTTCAAAGCTAAATGAACATGCAGCGCCCTCTGAATCCTTTCTCAAACTGGATTACGCTGAACAACTGACTATCAAGATGGCATCAGATATCACTTCACGTGAAGCTCCCTCTTCTAAAGAAGACGATCTCTCAGCTGAAATCTCGAGAAAGATCGTTGAGGAGGACGTCAATGGTTTTGATTGGCCTAAAGACCTTCAGCAGGTGATCGCGCGAAAAGCAATGGTCATTTTAATGAAATCGTTCGGTCCCGAAGGCGTCGAACTGTGGCGAAAAGACTTCGACAATCTGTCTGACGAGTCTCTGGTACGTCTCTTCAAACGATGGAATCCTCATTTCTTTACCTGGTTTCACCAAAAGCTCGGCATGTGGGTACCAGTCTTAGGTTTCAGAGAAGAGCACAAACGTCGGGAAACTGTGCGAAACGCTTTACGGAACGAGAAGCGGGATCAGAACGTGGTCGGCGCCTGA
- a CDS encoding predicted protein, translating to MNCQKLKGVTELRKGCSSESSLKAASRHFDLFLEEVILSGTIGGKEKQQLFPIRTVNNSTDSNNIDNSKRLDGDAQTQYSFKTIAVEKINDKLLNLFAGYLTRAEKLRGNKNETQDNFSDGNGISYNTAERYLSSIKNEILRRCLDLGLKRSFDDAQQTRIRQSMTRRFVERAVRNKTPLARSHVTAARNDFLVIALLCIWDGSFPMADMLFYLLTLRYLAGRGQEVAMISRSRVSLGEPSEWADSGDKTFVVRLWMLRYTTLRHVPRTAPTW from the coding sequence ATGAATTGTCAAAAACTCAAGGGTGTCACCGAACTTCGCAAGGGATGCTCTTCGGAGTCATCGCTCAAGGCGGCATCTCGGCACTTCGATCTCTTCCTTGAAGAGGTGATTTTGTCCGGCACCATTGGCGGAAAAGAGAAGCAGCAGCTCTTTCCAATAAGAACCGTCAATAACAGCACAGATAGCAACAACATTGATAACAGCAAAAGATTGGATGGTGATGCGCAGACGCAGTACTCGTTCAAAACCATCGCCGTGGAAAAGATCAACGACAAACTGCTGAATCTCTTTGCTGGATATTTGACAAGGGCCGAAAAACTCCGTGGGAATAAGAACGAAACGCAGGACAATTTCTCGGATGGCAACGGAATTTCGTACAACACGGCAGAACGATACCTGAGCTCCATTAAGAAcgagattcttcgtcgttgccttgaTTTGGGGCTAAAGAGATCTTTCGACGATGCGCAACAAACGCGAATTCGCCAGTCCATGACAAGacgttttgttgaaagagcCGTCCGGAACAAGACGCCTCTGGCCAGATCTCATGTCACAGCTGCTCGGAACGACTTTCTTGTAATTGCGTTGTTATGTATCTGGGACGgttcttttccgatggcgGATATGTTATTTTATCTTTTGACGCTCCGATACTTAGCCGGCCGGGGCCAGGAAGTGGCCATGATATCACGGTCTAGAGTTTCTCTTGGAGAGCCATCAGAATGGGCCGATAGTGGTGACAAGACCTTTGTTGTGAGGCTGTGGAtgttacggtacactaccttgcggcatgtccctcggacagctcccacttggtaa